In a single window of the Dysgonomonadaceae bacterium PH5-43 genome:
- a CDS encoding 4'-phosphopantetheinyl transferase (product_source=KO:K06133; cath_funfam=3.90.470.20; cog=COG2977; ko=KO:K06133; pfam=PF01648; superfamily=56214): protein MNTLENIDDCIVGVLPIEHSSDELIDILRNNAYLADIETKCEARRVEKLTVRYLIYMLLGEHKKITYNENGRPLLHDNSYNISISHTKGYVAVALSKKHEVGIDIEFISTRVKNIQSRFMSDVELKNISTSNPVTHLLLHWSAKESLFKRLNYKDINFISELEIQPFVPKINQWAKFMARETRSKKQQSFAVDYLVTDDYVLTIVK, encoded by the coding sequence ATGAATACGTTAGAAAATATAGACGATTGCATTGTGGGCGTGTTGCCTATCGAACATTCGTCGGACGAGCTTATAGATATACTCCGCAACAACGCCTATCTCGCTGATATAGAAACTAAATGCGAAGCCCGGCGGGTTGAAAAACTAACCGTGCGTTACCTTATATATATGCTGCTGGGCGAACATAAAAAAATAACGTACAACGAAAACGGCAGACCGTTGCTACACGACAATTCGTACAACATAAGCATCAGCCACACAAAGGGTTACGTAGCCGTCGCACTCAGTAAAAAACACGAAGTAGGTATCGACATAGAATTTATATCCACGAGAGTGAAAAATATACAGAGTAGATTTATGAGCGACGTAGAACTGAAAAACATCTCGACCAGCAACCCCGTAACACACCTCTTGTTGCACTGGTCGGCCAAAGAGTCTCTGTTTAAACGGCTCAACTACAAGGATATAAATTTCATATCAGAACTAGAGATTCAACCCTTTGTGCCGAAAATAAACCAATGGGCGAAATTTATGGCGAGAGAAACAAGAAGCAAAAAGCAACAATCGTTCGCCGTAGATTACCTCGTTACCGACGATTATGTTTTAACTATCGTAAAATAA